From Alienimonas californiensis, a single genomic window includes:
- the accD gene encoding acetyl-CoA carboxylase, carboxyltransferase subunit beta — MTEDRPPTDPVPPHGAGAQRNGNDPPKKRGVPEGVWVRCPGCGQTVFRKLVDERQGLCPECDHHFYISARDRIAHLLDADSFEEWDENLRPVDPLGFSDRKPYAERLVAEQKRTGMPEACVSGRGYLRGRPLALAITDSAFIMGSMGSVVGEKLTRAIERATEQKLPLAIVSGSGGGARMHEGIFSLMQMGKTCAALARFHEAGGLFLSVLTNPTMGGVAASFASLGDVVLAEPKALIGFAGPRVVEATVKQKLPDGFQTSEFLLEHGFVDRIVSRPDLRGEVARLIDYCSR; from the coding sequence ATGACTGAAGACCGCCCCCCCACGGATCCCGTGCCCCCGCACGGCGCCGGCGCCCAGCGCAACGGGAACGACCCGCCCAAAAAGCGCGGCGTGCCGGAGGGCGTGTGGGTCCGCTGCCCCGGTTGCGGGCAGACGGTATTCCGCAAGCTGGTCGACGAACGCCAGGGCCTGTGCCCGGAGTGCGATCACCACTTCTACATCTCCGCCCGCGACCGCATCGCCCACCTGCTCGACGCCGACAGCTTCGAGGAGTGGGACGAGAACCTGCGGCCCGTCGATCCGCTCGGTTTCTCCGACCGCAAACCGTACGCGGAGCGGCTCGTCGCCGAGCAGAAGCGGACCGGCATGCCGGAGGCCTGCGTCTCCGGCCGCGGCTACCTCCGCGGTCGTCCGCTGGCGCTGGCGATCACCGATTCGGCCTTCATCATGGGCTCGATGGGTTCGGTCGTCGGCGAAAAGCTGACGCGGGCCATCGAACGGGCGACCGAACAAAAGCTCCCGCTGGCGATCGTCAGCGGCTCCGGCGGCGGGGCCCGCATGCACGAGGGCATCTTCAGCCTGATGCAGATGGGCAAGACCTGCGCCGCCCTCGCCCGCTTCCACGAGGCCGGCGGGCTGTTCCTGTCTGTACTGACCAACCCGACGATGGGCGGCGTCGCCGCCAGTTTCGCCAGCCTCGGCGACGTGGTGCTGGCCGAACCGAAGGCCCTGATCGGTTTCGCCGGCCCGCGGGTCGTGGAAGCGACTGTCAAACAGAAGTTGCCGGACGGCTTCCAGACGAGCGAGTTCCTGCTGGAACACGGCTTCGTCGACCGCATCGTCAGCCGCCCCGACCTCCGCGGCGAAGTCGCGCGGTTGATCGACTACTGCTCCCGGTAG
- a CDS encoding ATP-dependent helicase, protein MSLDGLNPPQREAVRHREGPLLVLAGAGTGKTRVITHRLAELVRGGTSADRTLSVTFTNKAAKEMRERAAAILHPGRKRRRGEATPVISTFHALCLRILRQETAHVGLPERFAIFDRGDQESAARGVLREVKLADGALKPGDLLARISKWKTAGLSPAEAVGAVEDDRDFLAALAYRKYADKLRAEGGVDFDDLLLLVLRLFRERPDRLAYHAGRFDFVQVDEYQDTNGVQFGVLKALVDGHRNLCVVGDDDQSIYGWRGADVEHILHFASHFPGAKVIRLEENYRCAAPVIEWSNRLVTFNKDRHKKTLTPARRVTNPVKVTPYQDADVEAEQTVLEIDFLTKQRGVNPGDVAILHRTADQTRPFEEHLRKRQIPYEVVGGQSFFDRKEVKDVLSLLRAVESERDDRALLRIVNVPPRGIGQTTVKDTLDEAVRTGASFWDAAEARIGRGEINPKTATALRGFRSLLAEFRRKAATSRDLSGVAASLLERVDYESEIDRRYDNPQERIARSGGVEAVLDSIRSYYAEAKTPTLAGYLQETTLGEREVEDKKEEGPGKAVVLMTLHSAKGLEFPRVYLVGLEEGVLPHKRSVELGTRAAMEEERRLCYVGLTRARDYLTLSYCLGRRARGRTKPCHPSRFLAEMSGKQWPGPPKEESKPKVFVPRRAKGSGRSAKVTHTRNRR, encoded by the coding sequence TTGAGCCTCGACGGACTGAATCCCCCGCAGCGCGAGGCCGTGCGACACCGGGAGGGGCCGCTGCTGGTGCTCGCCGGGGCGGGCACCGGCAAGACGCGGGTGATCACGCACCGCCTCGCGGAGTTGGTCCGCGGCGGCACGTCGGCGGATCGCACGCTGTCGGTCACCTTCACGAACAAGGCAGCGAAGGAGATGCGGGAGCGGGCCGCCGCGATCCTGCACCCCGGCCGCAAGCGGCGGCGGGGCGAGGCGACGCCGGTCATCAGCACCTTTCACGCGCTCTGCCTGCGGATTCTGCGACAGGAGACGGCCCACGTCGGTCTGCCGGAGCGGTTCGCCATCTTCGACCGCGGCGATCAGGAAAGCGCCGCCCGCGGGGTGCTCCGGGAGGTGAAGCTGGCCGACGGAGCCCTGAAGCCGGGCGATCTGCTGGCCCGGATCAGCAAATGGAAAACGGCCGGCCTCTCGCCGGCGGAGGCCGTCGGGGCAGTGGAGGACGACCGCGACTTCCTCGCGGCCCTCGCCTACCGCAAATACGCCGACAAACTGCGGGCCGAGGGCGGGGTCGACTTCGACGATCTACTTCTCCTCGTCCTCCGCCTGTTCCGAGAACGGCCCGATCGGCTGGCGTACCACGCCGGCCGCTTCGATTTCGTCCAGGTGGACGAGTATCAGGACACAAACGGCGTCCAGTTCGGCGTGCTGAAGGCCCTCGTCGACGGGCACCGCAACCTCTGCGTGGTGGGCGACGACGATCAGTCGATCTACGGCTGGCGCGGCGCGGACGTGGAGCACATCCTGCACTTCGCCTCGCACTTTCCCGGGGCGAAGGTGATTCGGCTGGAGGAGAACTACCGCTGCGCCGCCCCGGTGATCGAGTGGTCCAACCGCCTCGTCACGTTCAACAAGGACCGGCACAAAAAGACGCTCACCCCGGCCCGGCGGGTGACGAACCCGGTGAAGGTCACGCCCTACCAGGACGCGGACGTCGAAGCGGAGCAGACCGTCCTGGAGATCGACTTCCTCACCAAGCAGCGGGGCGTGAACCCGGGCGACGTCGCCATCCTGCACCGCACCGCCGACCAGACGCGGCCGTTCGAAGAACACCTCCGCAAGCGGCAGATCCCGTACGAAGTCGTCGGCGGGCAGAGCTTTTTCGACCGGAAAGAGGTGAAGGACGTCCTCTCCCTCCTGCGGGCGGTGGAGTCCGAGCGGGACGACCGGGCGCTGCTGCGGATCGTGAACGTCCCGCCTCGGGGCATCGGGCAGACGACGGTCAAGGACACGCTGGACGAAGCCGTCCGGACCGGCGCCTCCTTCTGGGACGCCGCCGAGGCCCGCATCGGCCGCGGCGAGATCAATCCGAAGACGGCGACGGCTCTGCGGGGGTTCCGCTCGCTGCTGGCGGAGTTTCGCCGGAAGGCGGCCACGTCCCGCGACCTCTCCGGCGTCGCCGCCAGCCTGCTGGAGCGGGTCGACTACGAATCCGAGATCGACCGCCGCTACGACAACCCGCAGGAACGGATCGCCCGCAGCGGCGGCGTCGAAGCGGTCCTGGATTCGATCCGGTCTTACTACGCTGAGGCGAAGACGCCGACGCTGGCCGGCTATCTGCAGGAGACCACGCTCGGCGAGCGGGAGGTGGAGGACAAGAAAGAGGAGGGCCCCGGCAAGGCGGTCGTGTTGATGACGCTGCACTCCGCCAAGGGGCTGGAGTTCCCGCGGGTGTACCTCGTCGGCCTGGAGGAGGGCGTGTTGCCCCACAAGCGGAGCGTGGAACTGGGCACGCGGGCGGCGATGGAGGAGGAGCGCCGGCTGTGCTACGTCGGCCTGACCCGGGCGCGGGACTACCTCACGCTTTCCTACTGCCTCGGCCGCCGCGCCCGCGGCCGGACGAAGCCCTGCCACCCGAGCCGGTTCCTCGCCGAGATGAGCGGCAAGCAGTGGCCCGGCCCGCCGAAGGAGGAGAGCAAGCCGAAGGTCTTCGTCCCCCGCCGGGCCAAGGGCAGCGGCCGGTCGGCCAAGGTGACCCACACGCGGAACCGGCGATGA
- the tsaB gene encoding tRNA (adenosine(37)-N6)-threonylcarbamoyltransferase complex dimerization subunit type 1 TsaB: MSDPITLAVDAAGRTTSLCLAVPGTEPKLAPLDSRGRRNGRVLIPEAVALCERHGLRLADVGLVCVTLGPGSFTGLRLAVTFAKTLAFAAGCDAVGVPSHLALERLVQRRDPPGTRLRIVSDALRGDFYLTEVSTAGLGELPIADGPRLVSSVEGPGELLRVGQDPGGAADARTTLTVGLERWRAGLRDDPFALVPLYVRRSSAEETADSEPR; this comes from the coding sequence ATGAGCGATCCCATCACGCTCGCCGTGGACGCCGCCGGGCGGACGACGTCGCTCTGCCTCGCCGTTCCCGGGACCGAACCGAAGTTAGCCCCGCTCGACTCCCGCGGCCGGCGGAACGGGCGGGTGCTGATCCCGGAGGCGGTCGCCCTCTGCGAACGGCATGGCCTGCGGCTGGCGGACGTGGGGTTGGTCTGCGTGACCCTCGGCCCCGGCAGTTTCACCGGGCTGCGGTTGGCCGTCACCTTCGCGAAAACACTGGCCTTCGCCGCCGGCTGCGACGCGGTGGGGGTACCCTCGCACCTCGCCCTGGAACGCCTCGTGCAGCGGCGCGATCCGCCGGGGACGCGGTTGCGGATCGTCAGCGACGCCCTGCGGGGCGACTTCTATCTGACGGAGGTTTCGACCGCCGGCCTTGGCGAACTGCCGATCGCGGACGGGCCGCGGCTGGTTTCGTCGGTGGAGGGGCCGGGCGAACTGCTCCGCGTGGGGCAGGACCCGGGCGGGGCCGCGGACGCCCGCACCACGCTGACCGTCGGTTTGGAGCGTTGGCGGGCCGGGCTGCGGGACGATCCCTTCGCACTCGTGCCGCTGTACGTCCGGCGCAGCAGCGCCGAAGAAACGGCCGACTCCGAGCCGAGATAA
- a CDS encoding DUF6793 family protein translates to MALYEIETSAHIMISEADTEEAAREVAREHYPEEDVLRVARRPRDVWVISKGLLGIRGAAAPDTNARECLARAAGDKLHAIRLYMLDTGTDLHEAQRAIETNMSLGW, encoded by the coding sequence ATGGCTCTGTACGAAATCGAGACCTCCGCGCACATTATGATTTCTGAGGCGGACACCGAGGAAGCCGCCCGCGAAGTCGCCCGGGAGCACTACCCGGAAGAGGACGTGCTGCGGGTCGCCCGCCGCCCGCGCGACGTGTGGGTCATCTCCAAGGGTCTGCTGGGCATCCGCGGCGCCGCGGCCCCGGACACCAACGCCCGCGAGTGCCTCGCCCGCGCCGCCGGCGACAAGCTGCACGCGATCCGGCTCTACATGCTGGACACCGGCACCGACCTGCACGAGGCCCAGCGGGCGATCGAAACGAACATGAGCCTTGGGTGGTGA
- a CDS encoding enoyl-ACP reductase FabI — protein MTAENAAASPPLDFLQLAGKPVLVTGVANKKSVGWHTAKLLADAGAEVKLAVHTAERREKVRKFCGDMTVFVCDVADQDSIDQLATDLADDLRATPLAGLVHSVAFADYSAGWLPFHETPRAAFLQAVDISCFSLTALSNALSDRLDPESGSVVTISISTTRMAAENYGYMAPVKAALDSSVCFLAKSFSRFSKVRFNAVGPGLLKTQSSAGIPGYLDSYLFAERATLRREAVTTPEVANGVAFLLSPRSSGINAQHLTIDAGMGVNYFDADLVRDAVS, from the coding sequence ATGACCGCCGAGAACGCCGCCGCTTCGCCCCCGCTCGACTTCCTCCAATTGGCCGGCAAGCCTGTGCTGGTTACGGGGGTCGCGAACAAAAAGAGCGTCGGCTGGCACACGGCGAAACTGCTGGCGGACGCCGGGGCCGAGGTGAAGCTCGCCGTGCACACCGCGGAGCGCCGCGAGAAGGTGCGGAAGTTCTGCGGCGACATGACGGTCTTCGTCTGCGACGTGGCCGATCAGGACTCGATCGACCAACTGGCGACGGACCTCGCCGACGATCTGCGGGCGACCCCGCTGGCCGGGCTGGTGCACAGCGTGGCCTTCGCGGACTACTCCGCCGGCTGGCTGCCCTTCCACGAGACCCCCCGGGCGGCGTTCCTGCAGGCCGTGGATATTTCCTGCTTCTCGCTGACGGCCCTGTCGAACGCCCTGTCGGACCGGCTGGACCCGGAGAGCGGCAGTGTGGTGACGATCAGCATCTCGACCACCCGCATGGCCGCCGAGAACTACGGCTACATGGCCCCGGTGAAGGCGGCGCTGGACTCCTCCGTCTGCTTCCTCGCCAAGAGTTTTTCACGGTTCTCGAAGGTGCGGTTCAACGCGGTCGGGCCGGGCCTGTTGAAGACGCAAAGCTCCGCCGGCATTCCCGGCTACCTCGACAGCTACCTGTTCGCCGAACGGGCCACGCTGCGGCGTGAGGCCGTGACGACGCCGGAGGTGGCGAACGGGGTCGCGTTCCTGCTCAGTCCCCGCTCCAGCGGGATCAACGCCCAGCACCTGACGATCGACGCCGGCATGGGCGTGAACTACTTCGACGCGGACCTCGTGCGCGACGCGGTCTCGTAG
- a CDS encoding type II secretion system F family protein, producing the protein MFSRRLPLATLARLCRSLATLLDSGVTLTKALSVAGSKSGDHRLSKRLAEVTSGVKRGEELHVAFAGTEGAFPRLFLELVQIAEGTGHLPEVLRSLADHYDNLLRLKKAFLAQIAWPIFQLAVAVLVIGFVIWLLGQIGDGETDTLGLGLIGGTGAAIWFGTAGALVGGGVLLYQLGKQSLRWRRSVDAALLRVPVIGGCLQNFALARFSWAFALTQNAGMDVRNSLTASLNATENGAYAAAAPQVWAEISAGGELTEALASTHLFPAQYLSMVDVAEASGSVPEMLDRISPDLEADARRSLTVLSAAVGWLVWSLVAGFIIFLIFSIIFRYLSMLDAAASGNLDAF; encoded by the coding sequence ATGTTCTCGCGCCGACTCCCGCTCGCCACGCTCGCCCGGCTGTGCCGTTCGCTGGCGACGTTGCTGGACAGCGGCGTCACGCTGACGAAGGCCCTGTCAGTGGCGGGATCGAAGTCGGGGGATCACCGCCTCTCGAAGCGGCTCGCCGAGGTGACGTCCGGGGTGAAGCGGGGCGAGGAGCTGCACGTCGCCTTCGCCGGCACGGAGGGGGCCTTTCCCCGCCTGTTCCTCGAACTGGTACAGATCGCCGAGGGCACCGGCCACCTTCCGGAGGTGCTCCGCAGCCTCGCCGACCACTACGACAACCTGCTCCGGTTGAAGAAGGCGTTTCTCGCTCAGATCGCTTGGCCGATTTTTCAGCTAGCGGTCGCGGTGCTGGTGATCGGCTTCGTGATCTGGCTGCTCGGCCAGATCGGCGACGGCGAAACGGATACGCTCGGCCTCGGCCTGATCGGCGGGACGGGCGCCGCGATCTGGTTCGGCACGGCGGGGGCGCTCGTCGGCGGGGGCGTGTTGCTGTACCAACTGGGCAAACAATCGCTGCGGTGGCGCCGCTCGGTGGACGCGGCGTTGCTGCGAGTCCCGGTGATCGGGGGGTGCCTGCAGAACTTCGCCCTCGCCCGGTTCAGCTGGGCCTTCGCCCTGACGCAGAACGCGGGCATGGACGTGCGGAACTCGCTGACCGCGAGCCTCAACGCCACGGAGAACGGCGCCTACGCCGCGGCCGCCCCGCAGGTGTGGGCGGAGATCAGCGCCGGCGGGGAACTGACCGAGGCTCTCGCCTCCACCCATCTATTTCCGGCGCAATACCTGTCGATGGTCGACGTCGCGGAGGCGTCCGGCAGCGTGCCGGAGATGCTGGACCGGATCAGCCCGGACCTCGAAGCCGACGCCCGCCGCAGCCTCACGGTCCTTTCCGCGGCGGTGGGGTGGCTGGTCTGGTCGCTGGTCGCCGGGTTCATCATCTTCCTAATTTTCAGTATCATTTTCCGATATTTGAGCATGCTGGACGCGGCCGCCAGCGGGAACCTCGACGCGTTTTGA
- the tgt gene encoding tRNA guanosine(34) transglycosylase Tgt: MSDPFAFDLAATDGAARAGTWSTPHGAVPTPAFMPVGTAGSVKGVMPEQLAAIGSTQILANTYHLALRPGADVVAELGGLHRMMAWDGPILTDSGGFQVFSLAALATMTEEGVRFTSHIDGAKMDLTPEDSVDVQAQLGADVMMCLDECPPLPCEPERMQAAVDRTTRWAQRCRDQWDARDRRTAGGDPQALFGIVQGGVDPAMRERSARGLLPLEFPGYAIGGLSVGEAPSEMYRTLEATTPFLPVEKPRYLMGVGTPTDLLHAVMRGVDLFDCVMPTRNGRNGSVFTSAGTLKIKNAAHARDDSPIDLSCDCPACKRGGPGSFSRGTLRHLFLAGEMLAPILLSLHNLRFYHRLLAELRAAIVRGEARAFVAAELAKWGGGANVAAVNPPPGDPTAVPIRP; this comes from the coding sequence ATGTCTGATCCGTTCGCATTCGATCTCGCCGCGACCGACGGCGCCGCCCGGGCCGGCACGTGGAGCACGCCGCACGGCGCCGTGCCGACGCCCGCCTTCATGCCGGTCGGCACTGCCGGGTCGGTGAAGGGGGTGATGCCTGAACAGCTGGCCGCAATCGGCTCCACGCAGATTCTGGCGAACACCTATCACCTCGCCCTGCGGCCGGGCGCCGACGTGGTGGCTGAACTCGGCGGGCTGCACCGAATGATGGCCTGGGACGGGCCGATCCTCACCGACAGCGGCGGGTTCCAGGTCTTCAGCCTCGCGGCGCTGGCGACGATGACGGAGGAGGGGGTGCGGTTCACCTCCCACATTGACGGGGCGAAGATGGACCTCACGCCGGAGGACAGCGTCGACGTGCAGGCCCAACTGGGCGCCGACGTGATGATGTGCCTCGATGAATGCCCCCCGCTGCCTTGTGAGCCGGAGCGGATGCAGGCGGCGGTGGACCGCACCACCCGCTGGGCGCAGCGCTGCCGCGATCAGTGGGACGCCCGGGACCGCCGCACGGCGGGGGGCGATCCGCAGGCGCTGTTCGGGATCGTGCAGGGCGGCGTCGACCCGGCGATGCGGGAACGCAGCGCCCGCGGGCTGCTCCCGCTGGAGTTCCCCGGCTACGCCATCGGCGGGCTCTCCGTCGGCGAAGCTCCGTCAGAGATGTATCGCACGCTGGAGGCGACCACGCCGTTCCTCCCCGTCGAGAAACCCCGCTACCTGATGGGCGTCGGCACGCCGACCGATCTGCTGCACGCGGTGATGCGGGGGGTGGACCTGTTCGACTGCGTCATGCCGACGCGCAACGGCCGCAACGGGAGCGTGTTCACCTCCGCGGGCACGTTGAAGATCAAGAACGCCGCCCACGCCCGGGACGATTCGCCGATCGACCTCTCCTGCGACTGCCCGGCGTGCAAACGGGGCGGGCCGGGGAGTTTCAGCCGGGGCACGCTGCGGCACCTGTTCCTCGCGGGGGAGATGCTGGCGCCGATTCTGCTCTCGCTCCACAACCTGCGGTTCTACCACCGCCTGCTCGCCGAACTGCGGGCGGCGATCGTGCGGGGCGAGGCGAGGGCCTTTGTCGCGGCCGAGTTGGCAAAGTGGGGCGGCGGGGCGAACGTTGCGGCCGTGAATCCGCCCCCCGGCGACCCGACAGCCGTCCCCATACGCCCCTGA
- the secD gene encoding protein translocase subunit SecD, whose translation MPVALAALLCLFAATAAPAQEDLAAPPQPDPTPEITDGTVFTTDGGLDEGADGDPATVEEVGLGADNDEGEFQTDGDKGNEADQVVVPAWITILTVACVFIIPFLISYLLGRSWRMKDVPMRLGLVLFLAALGLTPFIYNGFAAQAAGLTFMDGVRSSLKLGIDLAGGTNMVFQVDQEKLGPEGPDRKEITPEIMDRMVGAIGKRINPSGTEEVTVRRVGQDRIELIVPGADPEKVERLRRAATTLGNLEFLILANTTDHRDLIERGRTLSGTERVVRRGPNPAAAWKDVGRNKDGSLSLEDALNTRGINAFRFVDEDGQILATPPAGIEVRPTDGVRAQVLTVLPRPGKEVDGKFLTRARNSRDPDSGRPMVSFNFDTQGAYRFQALTSANLSTDAVRKRLAVVLDEEVRSAPGINGVISSSGVIEGDFTSAEVDEIVDVLNAGALEVPLDPTPVSEFTVSPLLGEDTVRKAVYSILGAGLVVLLFMAIYYMWLGLVADLCLVLNLILVLGVMSLIEATFTLPGLAGIVLTIGMAVDANVLIFERIREEQARGSSLRMSIQNGFGKAFSTIVDANVTTLITALILFLIGTDQVRGFAVTLFIGIVCSMFTALYFGRLLCDILERKRWVKSFKMFSFVGDTNIDFASKANLAFTVSCVVLLAGIGLIAVRGANLLDIDFRGGTMVTFQLDQSESAAEVREDLEGLPAFRGNVSVERLELDTDAPGEEGRRFRVRTTLRDRQLEEDPAAFGGATSVAQLVAEAFAATGTVNVRRVTVENLGAVETLDGAGRKAVNLTFSEPIGTTTVRRELGDATAKLAAEQGQPIDDPQAPYTVRGRGEATGGEGEAGSYQSVRVIASGAVSDERFAEALAVMQADLELSPVFDEVNSFDSAVAGEMQRSAIFAILASLVAIVAYIWLRFQRVDFGLAAVAALVHDVTFVLGAVALANWLVGGLNAGPAVGWLGLEEFKINLPMIAALLTVIGYSLNDTIVVFDRIREVRGKNPGLSKDIINRSLNQTLSRTLLTSLTTLIVVGILYVFGGEGIHGFAYCLVVGILIGTYSSLYIATPVLLWLMNRNTNKPVATSPPVSEPATARVA comes from the coding sequence GTGCCGGTCGCGCTCGCCGCCCTGCTGTGCCTGTTCGCGGCGACCGCCGCCCCGGCTCAGGAAGATCTGGCGGCCCCGCCGCAGCCGGACCCCACGCCGGAGATCACCGACGGCACGGTGTTCACCACCGACGGCGGCCTGGACGAGGGAGCCGACGGCGATCCCGCGACCGTCGAGGAGGTCGGCCTCGGCGCCGACAATGACGAGGGCGAGTTCCAGACGGACGGGGACAAGGGCAACGAGGCCGACCAGGTCGTCGTGCCGGCGTGGATCACGATCCTGACGGTCGCCTGCGTCTTCATCATCCCGTTTCTGATCAGCTACCTGCTCGGCCGGAGCTGGCGGATGAAGGACGTGCCGATGCGGCTCGGCCTCGTGCTATTCCTCGCCGCGCTGGGGCTCACGCCGTTCATCTACAACGGCTTCGCGGCTCAGGCGGCCGGGCTGACCTTCATGGACGGCGTCCGCAGCAGCCTGAAGCTCGGCATCGACCTCGCCGGCGGCACGAACATGGTGTTCCAGGTCGACCAGGAGAAGCTCGGCCCGGAAGGCCCGGATCGCAAGGAGATCACCCCGGAGATCATGGACCGGATGGTCGGGGCCATTGGCAAGCGCATTAACCCCTCCGGCACCGAGGAAGTCACCGTCCGCCGCGTCGGTCAGGACCGGATCGAGCTGATCGTGCCGGGCGCCGACCCGGAGAAGGTGGAGCGCCTCCGCCGGGCTGCCACCACGCTGGGGAACTTGGAGTTCCTCATCCTCGCCAACACCACCGACCACCGCGACCTGATCGAACGCGGCCGGACCCTGTCCGGCACCGAGCGGGTCGTGCGTCGCGGGCCGAACCCCGCCGCGGCGTGGAAGGACGTCGGGCGGAACAAGGACGGGTCGCTCTCGCTGGAAGACGCCCTGAACACCCGGGGCATCAACGCCTTCCGCTTTGTGGACGAGGACGGCCAGATCCTCGCGACGCCCCCCGCGGGCATTGAGGTGCGGCCCACCGACGGCGTGCGGGCGCAGGTGCTCACCGTGCTGCCGCGGCCGGGCAAAGAGGTGGACGGCAAGTTCCTCACCCGGGCCCGCAACTCCCGCGACCCGGACAGCGGCCGCCCGATGGTGTCGTTCAACTTCGACACGCAGGGCGCCTACCGCTTCCAGGCCCTCACCTCCGCGAACCTCTCCACCGACGCCGTTCGCAAGCGGCTGGCCGTTGTGCTGGACGAAGAGGTCCGCAGTGCCCCGGGCATCAACGGCGTGATCTCCAGCAGCGGCGTGATCGAAGGCGATTTCACCTCCGCCGAGGTCGACGAGATCGTCGACGTCCTCAACGCGGGCGCCCTGGAAGTCCCGCTGGACCCGACGCCCGTCAGCGAGTTCACCGTCTCCCCGCTCCTGGGCGAGGACACGGTCCGCAAGGCCGTCTACAGCATCCTGGGCGCCGGCTTGGTCGTGCTGCTGTTCATGGCGATTTACTACATGTGGCTCGGGCTGGTGGCGGACCTCTGCCTGGTCCTCAACCTGATCCTCGTGCTGGGCGTGATGAGCCTGATCGAGGCGACCTTCACCCTGCCGGGCCTGGCGGGCATCGTGTTGACGATCGGCATGGCGGTGGACGCCAACGTGCTGATCTTCGAGCGGATCCGTGAGGAGCAGGCCCGCGGGTCGAGCCTGCGGATGAGCATTCAGAACGGCTTCGGCAAGGCGTTCTCGACCATCGTCGACGCCAACGTGACGACGCTGATTACCGCCCTGATCCTGTTCCTGATCGGCACCGACCAGGTCCGCGGCTTCGCGGTGACGCTGTTTATCGGCATCGTCTGCTCCATGTTCACGGCCCTCTACTTCGGCCGCCTGCTGTGCGACATCCTGGAGCGGAAGCGCTGGGTGAAGTCCTTCAAGATGTTCTCCTTCGTCGGGGACACCAACATCGACTTCGCCAGCAAGGCGAACCTGGCCTTCACGGTCTCCTGCGTGGTGCTCCTGGCGGGCATCGGGTTGATCGCGGTCCGCGGGGCGAACCTGCTGGATATCGACTTCCGCGGCGGCACGATGGTCACGTTCCAGTTGGATCAGTCCGAGAGCGCCGCCGAGGTGCGGGAAGACCTGGAGGGTCTGCCGGCCTTCCGCGGGAACGTCTCCGTGGAACGGCTGGAGTTGGACACCGACGCCCCCGGCGAGGAAGGCCGGCGGTTCCGGGTTCGTACGACCCTGCGGGATCGGCAGCTTGAAGAGGATCCCGCGGCGTTCGGCGGCGCCACGAGCGTCGCCCAACTCGTCGCCGAAGCCTTTGCGGCAACCGGCACCGTCAACGTTCGCCGCGTGACCGTGGAGAACCTCGGTGCGGTGGAGACGTTGGACGGCGCCGGCCGCAAGGCCGTGAACCTGACCTTCTCCGAACCCATCGGCACGACCACCGTGCGGCGGGAACTCGGCGACGCCACCGCGAAACTCGCCGCGGAGCAGGGGCAGCCCATCGACGATCCGCAGGCGCCCTACACCGTCCGCGGGCGGGGCGAAGCGACCGGCGGGGAAGGGGAGGCGGGCAGCTATCAGTCCGTCCGCGTCATCGCCTCCGGCGCCGTCTCGGACGAACGGTTCGCCGAGGCCCTGGCCGTGATGCAGGCCGACCTGGAGCTGAGCCCGGTGTTCGACGAGGTGAACAGCTTCGACAGCGCCGTCGCCGGCGAGATGCAGCGGTCGGCGATCTTCGCGATCCTGGCCAGCCTCGTGGCGATCGTCGCCTATATCTGGTTGCGTTTTCAGCGGGTCGACTTCGGCCTCGCCGCGGTCGCGGCGCTGGTGCACGACGTGACGTTCGTGCTCGGCGCCGTCGCTCTGGCGAACTGGCTGGTCGGCGGGCTGAACGCCGGCCCGGCGGTCGGCTGGCTGGGGCTGGAGGAGTTCAAGATCAACCTCCCGATGATCGCCGCCCTGCTGACGGTCATCGGCTACAGCCTGAACGACACGATCGTCGTGTTCGACCGCATCCGCGAGGTCCGCGGCAAGAACCCGGGGCTGTCCAAGGACATCATCAATCGCAGCCTCAACCAGACGCTCTCCCGGACGCTGCTCACCTCGCTGACGACGCTGATCGTGGTCGGCATCCTGTACGTGTTCGGCGGCGAGGGCATCCACGGGTTCGCCTACTGCCTGGTGGTCGGCATCCTCATCGGGACCTACTCGTCGCTGTACATCGCCACGCCGGTCCTGCTGTGGTTGATGAACCGCAACACGAACAAGCCCGTCGCCACCTCCCCGCCGGTCAGCGAACCGGCCACGGCGAGGGTCGCCTAA
- the queF gene encoding preQ(1) synthase produces MSEFLYDRPRPDLLETFENPYPERDYEITHVAPEFTSVCPKTGHPDYGTLTLKFVPRDRCVELKSLKLFYQSFRNHGAFYEAVTNQIADELIRLMEPKSLELTAEWTPRGGLHSVIRVTHDGR; encoded by the coding sequence ATGTCAGAGTTCCTCTACGACCGCCCGCGGCCGGACCTGCTGGAGACGTTTGAGAACCCGTACCCCGAACGGGACTACGAGATCACGCACGTCGCCCCGGAGTTCACCAGCGTGTGCCCGAAGACCGGCCATCCGGACTACGGCACGCTCACGCTGAAGTTCGTGCCGCGGGATCGGTGCGTCGAGTTGAAGAGCTTGAAGCTGTTTTACCAGAGCTTCCGCAACCACGGAGCGTTCTACGAGGCGGTGACGAACCAGATCGCCGACGAACTGATCCGGCTGATGGAGCCGAAGTCGTTGGAGCTGACCGCCGAGTGGACGCCCCGCGGGGGGCTGCACAGCGTGATCCGGGTGACGCACGACGGCCGCTGA